The Vicia villosa cultivar HV-30 ecotype Madison, WI linkage group LG1, Vvil1.0, whole genome shotgun sequence genome includes a region encoding these proteins:
- the LOC131650968 gene encoding uncharacterized protein LOC131650968, whose product MEDLEQENHEFRDEVTTLRVGVERLTALVESLVAARNQPSPPPSPRATQMQTKVQTTTICEVSTTSVSVAPTTGPSHYQMPNGYPGGMSYNFVPEGYHPVTGTTQVTPVMTMTPPLVHTVPQAGEPIYQVEPNERNEAYDDFQDQFQEMRKEIKALKGKNSFGKNAYDMCLVPNVKISAKFKVPDFEKYKGNSCPQSHLTMYCRKMATHTDDDKLLIHYFQDSLTGAALKWYMGLDSTHISSFDDLVEAFSRQYKYNVDMAPDRDQLRAMAQKKKESFKEMVASAPTDFTEMVNMGMRLEEGVREGRLTMESGSSTETKKHGNNFQKKWEDETIAFAIDGGEPQNSHSYQPLAYQQTPFIPYNQYPYVAAAQFKQPYQQLWAASPHNSSQNAPQNAAQNQNRQRNQNIPQRNQQKEDRHIDPIPMTYAQLWPYLIEKKAIAPRPTRPAKFPFPKEYNPNVKCDFHDGITGHSIEDCNILKEKVQDLVDKKILCFKDIGHMS is encoded by the exons ATGGAAgaccttgaacaagagaatcatgAATTCCGTGATGAAGTAACTACTCTCCGTGTCGGTGTGGAAAGATTAACTGCTTTGGTGGAAAGCTTAGTGGCTGCTCGAAATCAACCATCACCTCCCCCATCTCCTCGTGCCACTCAAATGCAAACTAAAGTTCAGACTACGACGATTTGCGAAGTTTCTACTACTAGTGTTTCTGTGGCTCCTACCACTGGTCCCTCTCACTATCAGATGCCTAATGGATACCCTGGGGGCATGTCTTACAACTTTGTGCCAGAGGGATACCATCCTGTTACTGGAACTACTCAAGTTACTCCTGTAATGACTATGACTCCACCTCTAGTACATACCGTGCCACAAGCTGGGGAACCGATTTACCAAGTTGAGCCCAATGAAAGAAATGAAGCTTATGATGATTTCCAAGACCAATTTCAAGAGATGCGAAAGGAGATTAAGGCCCTCAAAGGGAAAAActcatttggaaagaatgcttatGACATGTGTCTTGTGCCAAATGTGAAAATATCGGCCAAGTTTAAAGTGCCTGATTTTgaaaagtataaagggaattcgtGTCCTCaaagccatttgaccatgtactgtAGAAAGATGGCCACTCATACTGATGATGATAAGTTATTGATCCACTATTTTCAAGATAGTCTAACTGGTGCTGCTTTGAAATGGTACATGGGATTGGATAGTACTCATATCAGTTCTTTTGATGACCTTGTGGAAGCGTTCAgtcgacaatacaagtataatgttgacatggctcctgatagagacCAACTCCGAGCCATGGCACAGAAAAAGAAAgagtctttcaaaga GATGGTTGCAAGCGCTCCAACcgacttcactgaaatggtgaaTATGGGAATGCGACTAGAAGAAGGTGTACGAGAAGGACGATTGACTATGGAATCTGGATCGTCGACTGAAACTAagaaacatggaaacaactttcaaAAGAAATGGGAAGATGAAACTATTGCTTTCGCAATTGATGGTGGAGAGCCTCAAAACTCACATTCCTACCAACCCTTAGCTTATCAGCAAACACCATTCATACCATACAATCAGTATCCATATGTTGCAGCCGCACAATTCAAGCAACCATACCAACAGCTGTGGGCAGCTTCTCCTCATAATTCTTCACAGAATGCTCCTCAGAATgcagctcagaatcagaatcgtcAACGGAATCAGAATATACCTCAAAGGAACCAGCAGAAGGAGGATCGTCACATTGAcccaattccaatgacctacgcTCAGCTATGGCCATATCTAATTGAGAAGAAAGCAATAGCTCCCAGACCAACCCGACCTGCAAAGTTTCCATTTCCTAAGGAATACAATCCAAACGTCAAGTGTGATTTTCATGATGGGATAACAGGTCACTCCATTGAAGATTGCAATATTCTGAAGGAAAAAGTTCAAGATCTGGTTGACAAAAAGATACTCTGTTTCAAGGATATTGGTCATATGTCATGA